A window of the Desulfobulbaceae bacterium genome harbors these coding sequences:
- the recQ gene encoding DNA helicase RecQ, whose translation MFNTPLESLKEVFGYTSFRPSQQEIVDALINGEDLFVLMPTGGGKSLCYQLPALHRPGVAIVVSPLISLMKDQVDALTAAGVRAACYNSSLGATEARQVLARLHEGQLDLIYVAPERLMSDSFLERIQSIEVALIAIDEAHCISQWGHDFRPEYRQLSRLRTILPGPPMIALTATAEPHTQKDILTGLKLTNARCFVTGFDRPNIRYTVVDKLKPANQLTEFLKSRQGEAGIVYALSRKRVESVAADLNKAGIKAQAYHAGLNSARRQDVQDAFQRDEIQIVVATVAFGMGIDKSNVRFVVHYDLPKNIESYYQETGRAGRDSMPAEALLLFGYGDIAIARSLIEHSPNQERKRIENQKLNIMVGFAEAQTCRRRILLSYFGATMDADCGNCDICLNPPETIDVTEEARKALSCVYRVGQRFGIGHVIDVLRGSKNQRILQLGHNTLSTYGIGTDKPQEFWGALLRYLIHHDYLKQDLDNFSILTLTDAARPLLKGEIALTMPKPRTRPASEAKKSSTKKQTTPLIYDRALFARLRELRKRLADQEGVPPFVIFSDATLAEMSAVRPADREAMLLINGVGRHKLEHYGDQFLQVIHAASEN comes from the coding sequence ATGTTCAATACCCCCCTAGAAAGCCTGAAAGAGGTCTTTGGCTATACCTCGTTCCGCCCGTCACAGCAGGAAATCGTTGACGCCCTTATCAACGGCGAAGACCTCTTTGTGCTGATGCCGACCGGCGGCGGAAAGTCCCTGTGCTATCAACTCCCGGCCCTCCATCGTCCAGGAGTCGCTATTGTCGTCTCCCCACTGATTTCGTTGATGAAGGACCAGGTCGATGCCTTGACAGCGGCCGGAGTCAGAGCGGCCTGTTACAACTCGTCGCTCGGGGCAACCGAGGCACGCCAGGTCTTAGCCCGCCTGCACGAAGGTCAGCTTGACCTGATTTATGTCGCCCCGGAGCGGCTGATGAGTGACTCCTTCCTTGAACGCATCCAGAGCATCGAAGTCGCCTTGATCGCCATCGACGAGGCCCATTGCATCTCCCAGTGGGGACACGATTTTCGGCCGGAGTATCGTCAACTGTCACGGCTTCGCACCATCCTCCCCGGCCCACCGATGATCGCCTTGACCGCCACGGCGGAACCGCACACCCAGAAAGATATCCTTACCGGGCTGAAGTTGACCAACGCCCGGTGTTTCGTCACCGGCTTTGACCGGCCAAATATCCGCTACACAGTGGTCGATAAGCTCAAACCTGCCAATCAGCTCACCGAATTCTTAAAATCAAGACAGGGCGAAGCCGGCATCGTTTACGCCTTGAGCCGCAAACGCGTTGAATCAGTGGCCGCCGACCTGAACAAGGCGGGGATCAAAGCTCAAGCCTATCATGCGGGCTTGAACTCAGCCCGCCGTCAGGATGTCCAGGACGCCTTTCAGCGCGATGAGATTCAGATCGTGGTGGCGACAGTGGCCTTTGGCATGGGCATTGACAAGTCCAATGTCCGCTTCGTGGTTCACTATGACCTACCCAAGAACATCGAAAGTTATTATCAGGAAACCGGTCGAGCCGGACGTGACAGTATGCCGGCCGAGGCCCTGTTGTTGTTTGGCTATGGCGATATTGCCATAGCCCGAAGCCTGATCGAGCACAGCCCCAACCAGGAACGCAAACGGATCGAGAATCAGAAGCTGAACATCATGGTCGGATTTGCTGAAGCCCAAACCTGCCGCCGCCGCATCCTGCTGAGCTATTTCGGCGCAACCATGGACGCTGATTGCGGCAATTGCGATATCTGCTTGAATCCGCCCGAGACCATAGATGTTACTGAAGAGGCCCGCAAGGCCTTGTCATGCGTCTATCGTGTCGGCCAACGCTTCGGCATCGGCCACGTCATTGACGTTCTCCGTGGCTCAAAGAATCAACGAATCCTTCAGCTCGGGCACAACACCCTGTCCACTTACGGAATCGGCACAGACAAACCACAGGAGTTTTGGGGCGCCTTGCTCCGCTACCTGATTCACCACGACTATCTCAAACAAGATCTGGACAACTTCTCGATCCTGACCCTGACCGATGCGGCCCGCCCCTTGCTCAAGGGCGAGATTGCCCTGACCATGCCCAAACCAAGGACACGTCCAGCAAGTGAGGCCAAAAAATCGTCTACCAAGAAACAGACCACGCCACTGATCTACGACCGAGCGCTCTTCGCCCGGCTGCGGGAGTTACGGAAACGACTGGCCGACCAGGAAGGGGTCCCTCCCTTTGTTATCTTCAGTGACGCCACCTTAGCCGAAATGTCTGCCGTCCGGCCTGCCGACCGGGAGGCAATGCTCTTAATCAACGGAGTTGGCCGCCATAAGCTTGAACATTATGGAGACCAATTCCTGCAAGTAATCCACGCTGCATCGGAAAATTGA
- a CDS encoding NAD(P)/FAD-dependent oxidoreductase, giving the protein MTHHLIIGNGVAGTTAAESIRQKDNSCDITIITEEDLPFYFRIRLPEYLSGDVTEERLLAQKPEWYNDQRINLMSRCRVIGVDPMTKTVTTSTKQTLTYDRLLIATGSHSFVPPIQGANTPGVFTLRNISDARSIKEHAATANKVVVIGGGLLGLETGQALRKIGKEVTVVEFFPRLLPRQLDDQGASRLKEMMETKLGFSFRLDAQTKEIIGHERVTGIALKDGETLPCEMVIISAGVRPNLDLAVSMGLTHDKGIVVNERMETSIKDVFAAGDVAEFGGQPPTGIWPTAMQQGKVAGIVMAYETAIYSGTIMANRLKVAGIDLAAIGDIDADQRHESRITVTDTTYRKIVIDQNQIIGCILLGDTRDYGKLNRAITDKTELHLLDRELSESL; this is encoded by the coding sequence ATGACACACCATCTCATTATCGGCAACGGCGTTGCCGGCACCACCGCAGCTGAATCCATCAGACAAAAAGATAACTCCTGCGACATTACCATCATCACCGAGGAGGACCTGCCCTTCTACTTCCGGATCAGACTGCCTGAATACCTTTCAGGCGATGTCACCGAAGAGCGGTTGCTCGCGCAGAAGCCGGAGTGGTATAATGACCAAAGGATTAACCTTATGTCCCGGTGCCGTGTCATCGGCGTTGATCCAATGACGAAAACCGTTACCACCAGTACTAAACAGACACTTACATACGACCGACTGTTGATCGCAACCGGCAGTCACTCGTTTGTCCCGCCCATTCAAGGAGCTAATACGCCAGGAGTATTTACTCTCCGCAACATCAGCGATGCCCGGTCCATTAAGGAACACGCGGCGACAGCTAACAAAGTAGTGGTCATCGGCGGCGGACTCCTTGGTCTTGAGACAGGGCAGGCCCTCCGCAAAATCGGCAAAGAAGTCACGGTGGTAGAATTCTTCCCCCGTCTCCTCCCCCGGCAGCTTGACGACCAAGGGGCATCAAGGCTCAAAGAGATGATGGAGACAAAACTAGGATTTTCCTTCAGACTTGACGCTCAAACCAAAGAGATCATCGGACATGAACGTGTTACCGGGATAGCGCTTAAAGACGGCGAGACCCTGCCTTGCGAGATGGTCATTATCTCGGCAGGGGTCAGGCCAAACCTGGACCTTGCTGTTTCTATGGGACTTACCCATGACAAGGGAATTGTGGTGAACGAACGGATGGAGACCAGCATCAAGGATGTCTTTGCCGCTGGCGATGTCGCCGAATTCGGCGGCCAACCACCAACAGGGATCTGGCCAACCGCCATGCAGCAGGGCAAGGTCGCAGGCATCGTTATGGCTTACGAAACAGCCATCTATTCCGGCACCATTATGGCCAACCGGCTGAAGGTCGCAGGCATTGATCTAGCGGCAATCGGAGACATTGATGCCGACCAGCGCCATGAGAGCCGAATCACCGTTACCGACACCACTTATCGTAAAATCGTCATTGATCAGAATCAGATCATCGGCTGTATCTTGCTAGGCGATACCCGTGACTACGGAAAACTGAATCGCGCCATCACAGACAAAACCGAACTCCATCTGCTGGACCGGGAACTGAGCGAAAGTCTGTAG
- a CDS encoding RNA pyrophosphohydrolase translates to MSQFFRAGVGAVIVNTKGMALALERSDTVGAWQFPQGGIDDQEEPITSVYREIQEETGITPDLLHLIRPYPHLLSYELPTQWRSLKIGRGQTQQWYLFRFLPVHDAITLPSPGEFINWRWTTFPELLPVVAEFRKHIYHCLASEFTEIRELPKGHNP, encoded by the coding sequence ATGAGTCAATTTTTTCGAGCCGGAGTGGGCGCGGTAATTGTAAACACCAAAGGAATGGCGCTGGCCCTTGAACGATCAGACACGGTCGGAGCCTGGCAATTCCCGCAAGGGGGCATCGATGACCAAGAAGAACCGATCACTTCAGTGTACAGAGAGATTCAGGAAGAGACAGGCATTACCCCGGATCTGCTGCACCTTATCCGTCCCTACCCGCACCTTCTCTCATACGAACTACCCACGCAATGGCGGTCTCTAAAAATCGGTCGAGGCCAGACCCAGCAGTGGTATCTCTTCCGTTTCCTGCCCGTACACGATGCGATTACCCTGCCCTCTCCCGGGGAATTTATCAACTGGCGCTGGACAACGTTTCCCGAACTCCTGCCGGTAGTGGCAGAGTTCCGCAAACACATCTATCACTGCCTGGCCAGTGAGTTTACCGAAATAAGAGAGCTGCCAAAGGGACATAATCCTTGA
- a CDS encoding cupin translates to MKKIELGQTNEFSPISIRSFVLHDSEYFKIINFNIGAGQLFPVHSHKIEGQLSMVVLEGEGEFLGENSSIPAKAGDMLISDISDPHGVKAKTNMRIIVTIAPPI, encoded by the coding sequence ATGAAAAAGATTGAGCTGGGGCAGACCAATGAATTTAGTCCGATTTCGATCAGGAGTTTTGTGCTCCATGATTCTGAGTACTTCAAAATTATCAATTTCAATATCGGGGCAGGTCAATTGTTCCCTGTTCATTCCCATAAGATCGAGGGGCAGCTCAGCATGGTGGTCCTTGAAGGAGAGGGAGAATTCTTGGGCGAAAATTCATCGATCCCAGCCAAGGCCGGCGATATGCTGATTTCTGATATCAGCGACCCTCATGGGGTCAAAGCCAAAACTAATATGCGGATTATCGTAACCATCGCCCCGCCGATCTGA